The Methanomassiliicoccales archaeon genome has a segment encoding these proteins:
- a CDS encoding zinc ribbon domain-containing protein produces MANEQRSSTKMKTSEEAIEEGPEQCPHCGKEVAGEFDFCPYCGRGLRVMKIPQIEYHPNTEKRCARCSADIDASFAYCPYCGHHQGEGLKKEEPSGSWRMLVLYALTFLVPPAGVLIWLMWKKDPEGETRNEAEYCLGSAFLGLVVYVLIVSIYF; encoded by the coding sequence ATGGCAAATGAACAGCGTTCATCGACGAAAATGAAAACGTCTGAGGAAGCGATCGAGGAAGGCCCCGAACAATGCCCCCATTGCGGAAAGGAAGTGGCGGGCGAGTTCGACTTCTGCCCCTACTGCGGTCGGGGATTGAGGGTCATGAAGATCCCCCAGATCGAGTATCATCCCAACACTGAGAAGAGATGCGCAAGGTGTTCTGCCGATATCGATGCCTCCTTCGCCTATTGCCCATACTGCGGCCATCATCAAGGAGAAGGGCTGAAAAAGGAAGAGCCGTCCGGAAGCTGGAGGATGCTGGTCCTGTATGCGCTGACGTTCCTGGTCCCGCCCGCCGGCGTCCTCATCTGGCTGATGTGGAAGAAGGATCCAGAGGGTGAGACCAGGAATGAGGCCGAGTATTGTCTCGGGTCCGCTTTCCTCGGACTCGTGGTCTACGTCCTGATCGTCAGCATTTACTTCTAG
- a CDS encoding SDR family oxidoreductase: MQLESIIEGKRVCVTGGAGFIGSNIAQVLAKKNDVTVIDNLLTGHRSNLDHIECKFIEGSINDLDKLREAFTGVDYVLHQAALPSVPRSVEDPMPSNLNNVEGTLNVLMMARKCNVKKVVAASSSSVYGDTPVLPKVETMMLTPQSPYAVTKMAAEQYCRVFWKNYRMPTAALRYFNVFGPRQDPNSQYAAVIPKFIQLAKAGKKVIVYGDGEQTRDFTYVLDVVQANLRAAVDTESNGEVFNIARQERISLNELAKMVFGQLGKKCQIDYQPERAGDIKHSLAEITKAKTLLRYKPEFTIEQGVEKTIASM; encoded by the coding sequence ATGCAGCTGGAGAGCATAATCGAAGGCAAGCGGGTCTGCGTCACCGGCGGTGCGGGCTTCATAGGCTCGAACATCGCCCAGGTCCTGGCGAAGAAGAACGATGTGACCGTCATCGACAATCTGCTGACCGGCCACCGCTCGAACCTGGACCACATCGAGTGTAAGTTCATAGAGGGAAGCATCAATGACCTGGACAAGCTCAGGGAGGCCTTCACCGGGGTCGACTATGTTCTCCATCAAGCCGCCCTTCCGTCGGTTCCGCGCAGCGTCGAGGACCCTATGCCGTCCAACCTGAACAACGTCGAAGGCACCTTGAACGTGCTCATGATGGCCCGCAAGTGCAACGTGAAGAAGGTGGTGGCCGCATCGTCCTCTTCGGTATACGGGGACACCCCCGTGCTGCCGAAGGTCGAGACCATGATGCTGACCCCCCAATCCCCTTACGCCGTGACCAAGATGGCGGCGGAGCAGTATTGCCGGGTCTTCTGGAAGAACTACCGGATGCCCACGGCGGCGCTCCGTTACTTCAACGTATTCGGACCCCGGCAGGATCCCAACTCGCAATATGCCGCAGTCATCCCGAAGTTCATCCAGCTGGCGAAGGCGGGGAAAAAGGTCATCGTCTATGGCGATGGAGAACAGACCAGGGATTTCACCTATGTCCTGGATGTCGTACAGGCCAACCTCAGGGCGGCCGTGGACACGGAATCGAACGGCGAGGTCTTCAACATTGCCAGGCAGGAGCGCATCTCGCTCAACGAACTGGCGAAGATGGTATTCGGTCAATTGGGCAAGAAATGCCAGATCGACTACCAGCCGGAAAGGGCCGGGGACATCAAGCACTCGCTCGCTGAGATCACCAAGGCCAAGACGCTGCTGAGATACAAACCTGAATTCACCATCGAGCAAGGGGTCGAGAAGACCATCGCCTCGATGTAA
- a CDS encoding universal stress protein, with product MLFERVFLPLDFSDQSDLMVDCIAQLKKYGAKEVILFYAVPKGRAADAYDERRMNEFARTITADGIPTRTIKENGDPATMIIKVSKREKATMIAMASTGKGRAKELLIGSVSMAVIRKSKIPVLLGKFPLLKKEGLRECGMLDSALIAFELTHGTKEISGIAQQMGEAGMRKATIFHVIHSSKHDVGDDLKFREVKEELDRIMNGLKTPNCILDTHIHFGTPSYNIMEAAREVSAGVILMGVRNKSVWRKIALGTTTEDLIRQSPTNLLLVPC from the coding sequence ATGTTGTTTGAGAGAGTGTTCCTCCCCCTGGATTTCTCCGATCAGTCCGACCTGATGGTGGACTGCATCGCCCAATTGAAGAAGTATGGGGCCAAGGAGGTCATTCTGTTCTACGCCGTTCCCAAGGGAAGGGCGGCGGACGCCTACGATGAGCGCCGTATGAACGAGTTCGCGAGGACGATCACGGCGGACGGCATCCCGACGCGGACGATCAAGGAGAACGGCGATCCAGCCACCATGATAATCAAGGTCTCGAAAAGGGAGAAGGCCACCATGATCGCCATGGCCTCAACCGGAAAGGGAAGGGCCAAGGAACTGTTGATCGGCTCGGTGTCCATGGCGGTCATACGCAAATCGAAGATCCCCGTCCTATTGGGAAAGTTCCCCCTGCTGAAGAAGGAAGGCCTGAGGGAATGCGGGATGCTCGATTCCGCCCTGATCGCGTTCGAGCTAACCCACGGCACCAAAGAGATATCCGGTATTGCCCAGCAGATGGGCGAGGCCGGCATGAGAAAGGCAACTATCTTCCATGTGATACATTCATCGAAGCACGATGTCGGCGACGACCTGAAGTTCCGCGAGGTCAAGGAGGAGCTCGACCGTATCATGAACGGGCTGAAGACACCGAATTGCATACTGGACACCCATATCCATTTCGGTACGCCGTCATACAACATCATGGAGGCTGCCCGCGAGGTAAGCGCCGGGGTCATATTGATGGGGGTCAGGAACAAGTCGGTGTGGCGCAAGATCGCTTTGGGGACCACGACCGAGGACCTCATCCGGCAATCACCGACGAACCTATTGCTGGTCCCTTGCTGA
- a CDS encoding hydantoinase/oxoprolinase family protein: protein MNLGLGIDTGGTFTDAAAVDLDTMKIVAQAKAPTSYENLSIGILAAMDRVIASPGIAIDDIKMIGLSTTLATNSLLQGKGGEVGLIGIGWKPEPEWNLGCKHSRFIKGGADSIGRIAEAMDMGELGLAIDEVSEGVDAIVVSGLFSVCNGMQEMAARDEVLRKTGLPVIMGQSLTMDLGIHERSVTAILNAKLLPVINGFLDSMEMSIRSRRIDARIFVFKGDGGLMGMENARERPVEMVLSGPAASLMGGKALANVSNCMVVDMGGTSTDIAVLDEGFPRLNNEGAVVGNYRTRVKGIDIWTCGLGGDSVILADNRGDVTIGPERVVPLALASVMYPLLSVKVVQENELNLYLPNTSTLPEALSPKERQTLEFVMGNAPCTLYEAMKGCPDIPVVEYVLDALRARGLVIRTGLTPTDLLHFAGRYQVGDAQASRAGVVQMAGRMFMTPEELAPLLLDLVVTRVGEEIIKKGLIDEGGEIPKGKGFGMLLRSSAGHGNLGGIAFRARPDRTIVGIGAPASQFIKPLEERMDCTVIIPEGHEVGNAVGAVCSLVTESVTVQVFLRDDKYLVFAPLSSPMQYSHLGEALNSARASAEHYVKEKISTPSVEDVRVRVETFEKRFSDGYGQESKFVNWVDVRATATAKPKLRM from the coding sequence GGCGGCCGTCGACCTGGACACCATGAAGATAGTTGCCCAGGCGAAGGCCCCGACAAGCTATGAGAACCTGTCGATCGGCATCTTGGCAGCCATGGACCGGGTCATTGCATCACCCGGTATAGCCATCGACGACATCAAGATGATCGGCCTCTCCACCACCCTGGCCACGAACTCTTTGCTTCAGGGGAAGGGAGGCGAGGTCGGTCTGATCGGGATCGGTTGGAAGCCAGAGCCGGAATGGAATCTCGGCTGCAAACATTCGCGTTTCATTAAAGGGGGCGCGGACTCCATCGGCAGGATCGCCGAGGCCATGGACATGGGAGAGCTGGGCCTTGCCATAGATGAGGTCAGCGAGGGAGTGGATGCCATCGTCGTCTCCGGACTCTTTAGCGTCTGCAATGGAATGCAGGAGATGGCCGCCCGGGATGAGGTCCTGCGTAAGACCGGGCTGCCGGTCATAATGGGCCAGTCCCTGACTATGGACCTGGGCATTCATGAAAGGTCGGTCACGGCCATCTTGAACGCGAAACTGCTACCGGTCATAAACGGATTCCTTGATTCCATGGAAATGTCCATCAGATCCCGCAGGATCGATGCCCGGATCTTTGTTTTCAAAGGGGACGGCGGGCTCATGGGCATGGAGAATGCCAGGGAGAGGCCGGTCGAGATGGTGCTGTCCGGTCCCGCAGCCAGCCTCATGGGCGGAAAGGCCCTGGCCAACGTGTCCAATTGCATGGTGGTGGACATGGGCGGGACCTCCACCGACATCGCGGTGTTGGATGAGGGCTTTCCCCGTCTCAATAACGAGGGTGCCGTCGTAGGGAACTACCGCACCAGGGTCAAAGGCATAGACATATGGACCTGCGGCCTGGGTGGGGATTCGGTGATACTCGCGGATAACCGCGGCGATGTCACCATCGGACCGGAGCGGGTCGTTCCGCTGGCCCTGGCATCGGTCATGTACCCCTTGCTGTCGGTGAAGGTCGTCCAGGAAAACGAGCTGAACCTGTACCTCCCGAACACCTCGACGTTGCCGGAGGCCCTCTCCCCGAAGGAAAGACAAACGCTGGAGTTTGTAATGGGTAACGCGCCTTGCACGCTATACGAGGCAATGAAGGGCTGTCCGGACATCCCGGTGGTCGAGTATGTACTGGATGCCCTTCGGGCGCGGGGGCTGGTGATCAGGACGGGTCTGACGCCGACCGACCTGCTGCACTTCGCCGGCAGGTATCAGGTGGGAGATGCGCAAGCCTCCCGGGCCGGCGTCGTCCAGATGGCCGGACGGATGTTCATGACGCCGGAGGAGCTGGCACCGCTCCTGCTGGACCTCGTGGTGACCCGTGTTGGCGAGGAGATCATCAAGAAGGGCCTGATCGACGAGGGCGGAGAGATCCCGAAAGGCAAGGGCTTCGGCATGTTGCTCCGGTCCTCGGCCGGTCATGGGAACCTGGGAGGGATCGCGTTCAGGGCAAGACCGGACCGAACCATCGTCGGGATAGGGGCGCCCGCTTCACAGTTCATCAAGCCTTTAGAAGAACGGATGGACTGCACGGTGATCATCCCGGAGGGTCATGAGGTGGGCAACGCGGTCGGAGCGGTGTGCAGCCTGGTGACGGAATCGGTGACGGTCCAGGTGTTCCTCCGGGACGACAAGTACCTGGTGTTCGCACCGCTATCCTCCCCCATGCAGTATTCCCACCTGGGGGAAGCGCTGAATTCCGCACGGGCGTCCGCAGAGCACTATGTGAAGGAGAAGATCAGCACCCCGTCGGTCGAGGACGTCAGGGTAAGGGTGGAGACCTTCGAGAAACGGTTCTCCGACGGATATGGACAGGAAAGCAAGTTCGTCAATTGGGTCGATGTCAGGGCGACCGCAACGGCAAAACCGAAATTAAGAATGTGA
- a CDS encoding nucleotide sugar dehydrogenase: MPSSKKDSTRKGKDLKIAIVGLGYVGLPTAVLFAEAGFNVTGCEMKKESVSLINDGISPLTDLNLDERVKDVVSRKKLVATSDTVKATKENDVVIIIVPTPTKEGEEPDLSYIEGAGRDIAKGLQKGKLVILESTVYPGVTEGTLKPILEESGLKAGVDFDLAYCPERYNPGDPLHTIDKTRRIVAGINPRSTETALFLYNHITGEGVVPVRNIKTAEAAKIIENTQRDLNIALMNEVAMIMEKMGLDVMEVINAAATKWNFNRYYPGAGVGGHCLPKDPYYLVKTAEKLGYHAQIITAGRKINDMMPHHVFLLLNKGLNSIEKPIKGSKIVVLGVSYKENVGDTRKTPSLKLVEELKSMEAEIVTVDPFVTAKVVNHEFGIPEENHMDDPYKALKGAQAVVFMVPHQSFKELDLKKVKKLMKPNPVFVDGRRVFDAEELKSLGFIYKGVGAGRDN, encoded by the coding sequence ATGCCGAGCAGCAAAAAGGATTCAACACGCAAGGGCAAGGATCTGAAGATCGCAATAGTCGGTTTGGGCTATGTGGGCCTACCCACGGCCGTGCTGTTCGCAGAGGCGGGATTCAATGTCACTGGATGCGAGATGAAGAAGGAATCCGTAAGCCTCATCAACGACGGCATATCCCCCCTCACCGATCTGAATCTGGATGAACGAGTGAAGGATGTCGTGTCCAGAAAGAAATTAGTCGCCACCAGCGATACGGTGAAGGCGACCAAGGAGAACGATGTCGTGATCATCATCGTCCCGACCCCCACCAAGGAAGGGGAGGAACCGGACCTCAGCTATATCGAGGGAGCCGGAAGGGACATCGCCAAGGGATTGCAGAAAGGCAAACTGGTGATCCTCGAATCGACCGTGTACCCGGGCGTCACCGAAGGAACGCTGAAGCCTATCCTGGAGGAGTCTGGACTGAAGGCCGGTGTGGACTTCGATCTGGCCTATTGCCCGGAGAGGTACAACCCCGGTGACCCATTGCATACCATCGACAAGACCCGGAGGATCGTGGCTGGCATCAACCCCCGCTCCACCGAGACGGCCTTGTTCCTTTACAATCACATCACCGGCGAAGGAGTGGTCCCGGTACGCAACATCAAGACCGCGGAGGCGGCCAAGATCATCGAGAACACCCAGCGTGACCTGAACATCGCTCTTATGAACGAGGTCGCGATGATCATGGAGAAGATGGGACTGGACGTCATGGAGGTCATCAATGCCGCGGCCACCAAGTGGAACTTCAACCGGTACTATCCGGGAGCAGGTGTCGGAGGCCATTGCCTGCCCAAGGACCCGTACTACCTGGTCAAGACCGCGGAGAAGCTGGGATACCATGCCCAGATCATCACTGCCGGGAGGAAGATCAACGACATGATGCCGCATCATGTGTTCCTGCTGCTGAACAAGGGCCTGAACTCCATCGAGAAGCCGATCAAGGGGTCCAAGATCGTGGTCCTGGGCGTCAGTTACAAGGAGAACGTGGGCGACACCAGGAAGACCCCCTCGCTGAAGCTCGTGGAAGAGTTGAAGTCGATGGAGGCGGAAATAGTGACCGTCGATCCATTCGTCACCGCCAAGGTGGTCAACCACGAGTTCGGGATACCGGAGGAGAACCATATGGATGATCCGTACAAGGCGCTCAAGGGAGCGCAGGCGGTGGTGTTCATGGTGCCGCACCAGAGCTTCAAGGAACTGGACCTCAAGAAGGTAAAGAAGCTCATGAAGCCGAACCCGGTGTTCGTCGATGGCCGTAGGGTCTTCGACGCGGAAGAGCTGAAGAGCCTCGGGTTCATCTATAAGGGCGTAGGGGCAGGAAGGGACAACTGA
- a CDS encoding AAA family ATPase — protein sequence MALQERENTSFVGRRRELDGILSGLFDRVSARPQMIAISGPAGIGKSRLAREASKIAESKGFTVATISCGRDSPFPYAPFRGLAERLKRIPDSPPSPFQDERAISSKDGILLSWESFLLGISHQRPVLVVLDDLQRADSPSVRLLDYLLRSGEKDGPRFICTICQEEVKVDEEGRSHISDFLSNASLDGLCRPIELGELTSEEVAQTISGRFQPNLPKNMVDKVAKSIRGNPLVAIESTKTVAVNTVMELRDGVLRSGEVTNVPMTLGDAIRLRTDMLKEPERQMLYRASSFEPGTDVFALAKSMGIRPDEVTRMIRDVNKKSSLMDCHGSQFKFSHERVRRAVQDLIPEVNRKDVHRSVAMAMEAEGYREECLGEMSRQLLLAGDKDHCVRFSLLAGRICSVWGAHPESKIYFQRALDLVGESGRAEALLEAYEGIGDANFGQGRKARALDCYDRAIRRSASSDRARLLRKKSTCSKNRTSDKGNDISLSLVLQALIESGDDYETAECKSSIAGALMAKGELEDAENLCLAAMKSFKDHGAVDRWAKEMMQYGDLQLRQGKADLAIKTLTHAIRIAQENPNFANEVDANEALGIAYLCKGQVEKAIPVFDHCMDISRRSGDRMRTEMIQFDKTFAFDLAGDIAKAREIVAEASNESLKRGAGTPWQNVVMAHIEQREGDLAKAEVLADASLKGIEEIAFGQPAIGTLAVAVKASVLSRKKEYGNANQLFQSAIPKFRGTRFGPLYEATVHAWYAESLSEQGKMEQAVDEFRKARNLFEGFGNSLSTSHIDDDIDTLSAKMIARQ from the coding sequence ATGGCGCTTCAAGAGAGGGAGAACACCTCGTTCGTCGGAAGGCGACGCGAGCTGGACGGCATACTCAGCGGTCTATTTGACCGTGTATCCGCCCGCCCCCAGATGATCGCCATATCAGGACCGGCTGGTATCGGCAAATCGCGCCTCGCAAGAGAGGCATCCAAGATCGCCGAGTCCAAGGGTTTCACGGTCGCCACCATCAGTTGCGGTCGCGATTCTCCGTTCCCTTACGCTCCTTTCCGAGGACTCGCAGAGAGGTTGAAGAGGATACCGGACTCCCCGCCCAGTCCCTTCCAGGATGAAAGGGCCATCAGCTCCAAGGACGGGATCCTGTTGTCGTGGGAATCATTTCTTCTCGGCATCTCCCATCAGAGACCGGTCCTCGTGGTGCTCGACGACCTGCAGAGAGCCGATTCCCCCTCGGTGAGGCTTCTGGATTATCTTCTTCGCTCCGGGGAGAAGGATGGACCGCGGTTCATCTGTACGATCTGCCAGGAAGAGGTGAAAGTTGACGAGGAAGGCCGCTCCCACATCAGCGATTTCCTATCGAACGCATCCCTGGACGGACTGTGCCGCCCCATAGAGCTGGGCGAGCTCACCTCGGAAGAGGTAGCCCAGACGATCTCCGGAAGATTCCAGCCCAATCTGCCCAAGAACATGGTCGACAAGGTGGCGAAGTCAATTCGCGGAAACCCTCTGGTGGCCATCGAATCGACGAAGACGGTGGCCGTCAACACCGTCATGGAACTTCGAGACGGCGTGCTCCGTTCCGGCGAGGTCACCAATGTGCCGATGACCTTGGGAGATGCGATCAGACTAAGGACGGACATGTTGAAGGAACCGGAAAGGCAGATGCTCTACCGAGCCTCGTCGTTCGAACCGGGGACGGACGTCTTCGCTTTGGCCAAATCCATGGGGATCAGGCCAGACGAGGTTACCCGGATGATCAGGGACGTGAACAAGAAGAGCTCCTTGATGGACTGCCACGGCAGCCAGTTCAAATTCTCACATGAACGTGTCCGGAGAGCCGTCCAAGACCTGATCCCCGAAGTTAACAGGAAGGATGTGCACCGATCGGTGGCCATGGCGATGGAGGCTGAAGGCTACCGGGAGGAATGCTTGGGTGAGATGTCCAGGCAATTGCTGTTGGCAGGAGACAAGGACCACTGTGTCAGATTCTCCCTCCTTGCAGGCAGGATATGTTCCGTTTGGGGCGCCCATCCAGAATCCAAGATATATTTCCAAAGGGCCCTAGACCTGGTGGGCGAATCCGGCCGCGCAGAGGCTCTCCTCGAAGCCTATGAGGGGATAGGCGATGCCAACTTCGGACAGGGACGAAAGGCCCGCGCCCTGGACTGCTATGATAGGGCGATCAGGAGATCGGCCTCGTCCGACCGGGCACGTCTGCTGCGGAAGAAATCCACCTGCAGCAAGAACAGGACATCTGACAAGGGGAACGACATCTCTCTTTCCCTGGTGCTCCAGGCGCTTATCGAGTCCGGTGACGATTATGAGACCGCCGAATGCAAGAGCAGCATTGCCGGGGCCCTCATGGCCAAGGGTGAGCTGGAGGACGCGGAGAACCTTTGCCTGGCGGCGATGAAATCATTCAAGGACCACGGAGCGGTGGACCGGTGGGCCAAGGAAATGATGCAGTACGGCGATCTGCAACTGAGGCAGGGAAAGGCGGATCTGGCCATCAAGACCCTCACCCATGCTATCCGCATCGCCCAGGAGAATCCCAATTTCGCCAACGAGGTGGACGCCAATGAGGCGCTGGGCATCGCCTACCTGTGCAAGGGCCAGGTGGAGAAGGCCATCCCGGTGTTCGACCATTGCATGGACATCTCCAGGCGGTCCGGGGACCGCATGCGCACCGAGATGATCCAGTTCGACAAGACCTTCGCGTTCGACCTGGCCGGTGACATCGCCAAGGCCAGGGAGATCGTGGCGGAGGCCAGCAACGAATCCCTGAAGCGGGGTGCGGGCACGCCGTGGCAGAACGTGGTCATGGCCCACATCGAGCAGCGCGAAGGAGATCTGGCCAAGGCGGAAGTATTGGCCGATGCATCGCTCAAGGGCATTGAGGAGATAGCCTTCGGACAGCCGGCTATCGGGACGTTGGCAGTGGCGGTGAAGGCTTCGGTACTGAGCCGCAAGAAGGAATACGGCAACGCCAATCAGTTATTCCAGAGTGCGATCCCGAAGTTCCGGGGGACGAGGTTCGGGCCGCTTTACGAGGCCACCGTCCATGCCTGGTATGCGGAATCGCTCTCCGAACAGGGTAAGATGGAACAGGCCGTCGACGAGTTCCGAAAGGCCCGTAATCTGTTCGAAGGATTCGGCAACTCGCTTTCTACCAGCCACATCGACGACGACATCGATACGCTGAGCGCTAAAATGATAGCCAGACAATAA